Proteins from one Triticum aestivum cultivar Chinese Spring chromosome 7A, IWGSC CS RefSeq v2.1, whole genome shotgun sequence genomic window:
- the LOC123148884 gene encoding protein IRX15-LIKE, translating into MKGLGGGPKVLLVHSSSNKPSGGGSGSPWMGRRRLWLVVFLACFACVSLASLLSAARDASSAVGARRRATGSASGARLAVSAGARRAAAAKGDEAAGPGLPAYVFDALVQYAAVGGNTSGSMPAADVRAIAAALKRRAPCNLLVFGLGGETPLWRALNHGGRTVFLDENQWYVSHLEGRHPGLEAYDVAYTTTVREFPDLLEAARAARAAECRPVQNLLFSDCRLAINDLPNQLYDVAWDVILVDGPRGYTASSPGRMSAIFTAGVLARARKEEGAATDVLVHDYEREVERACSREFLCEENRVPASSTRSLAHFVIRGGRAVRRDAFCGRAAAATDTAAQ; encoded by the exons ATGAAGGGGCTGGGGGGCGGGCCGAAGGTGCTGCTGGTGCACTCCTCGTCCAACAAGCCGTCCGGCGGCGGGTCGGGGTCGCCGTGGATGGGGCGGCGTCGGCTGTGGCTCGTCGTCTTCCTGGCCTGCTTCGCGTGCGTGTCCCTCGCCTCGCTGCTCTCCGCCGCGCGCGACGCGTCCTCGGCCGTCGGCGCCAGGCGGAGGGCCACGGGGTCGGCTTCGGGGGCCAGGCTCGCAGTGTCGGCGGGCGCGCGGAGGGCCGCGGCTGCGAAGGGGGATGAGGCGGCGGGGCCGGGGCTGCCGGCGTACGTGTTCGACGCGCTGGTGCAGTACGCGGCGGTGGGCGGCAACACGTCCGGGAGCATGCCGGCGGCGGACGTGCGCGCCATCGCGGCGGCGCTGAAGCGGCGGGCCCCCTGCAACCTGCTGGTGTTCGGGCTGGGCGGGGAGACGCCGCTGTGGCGCGCGCTCAACCACGGCGGGCGCACCGTGTTCCTGGACGAGAACCAGTGGTACGTGTCCCACCTGGAGGGGCGGCACCCGGGGCTGGAGGCCTACGACGTGGCCTACACCACCACCGTCCGCGAGTTCCCGGACCTCCTCgaggccgcccgcgccgcccgcgccgccgagtGCCGCCCCGTCCAGAACCTCCTCTTCTCCGACTGCCGCCTCGCCATCAACGACCTCCCCAACCAGCTCTACGACGTCGCCTGGGACGTCATCCTCGTCGACGGCCCGCGCGG GTACACGGCGTCGTCGCCGGGGCGGATGTCGGCGATATTCACGGCGGGCGTGCTGGCGCGGGCGCGGAAGGAGGAGGGCGCGGCGACGGACGTGCTGGTGCACGACTACGAGCGGGAGGTGGAGCGGGCGTGCTCCAGGGAGTTCCTGTGCGAGGAGAACCGCGTGCCGGCGAGCAGCACGCGGTCGCTCGCCCACTTCGTCATCCGCGGCGGCCGCGCCGTCCGCCGGGACGCCTTctgcggccgcgccgccgccgccaccgacaccgCCGCGCAGTAG
- the LOC123154132 gene encoding uncharacterized protein, with translation MATATALRHAATRLGGGAWAKLLPRRLVHGGARPAAADGKARALNLIKQKREELFDLIADTERRYDTRLTKEGFQNARMLQQLAVQIEPRPNDPLWRSKRFSKLTNDFLGWAGACVAGYMLTKEWLRSDKEAAQEKMADSACVVSNN, from the exons atggcgacggcgacggcgcttCGACACGCGGCGACGAGGCTGGGCGGCGGCGCATGGGCGAAGCTACTGCCAAGGAGGCTCGTCCACGGCGGCGCAAGACCCGCCGCGGCGGACGGCAAGGCCCGCGCCCTGAACCTGATCAAGCAGAAGAGGGAGGAGCTGTTCGACCTGATCGCCGACACGGAGCGGCGGTACGACACGCGGCTCACCAAGGAGGGGTTCCAGAACGCCCGGATGCTCCAGCAGCTCGCCGTGCAGATCGAGCCCAGGCCCAACGACCCGCTCTG GCGCTCGAAGCGGTTTTCGAAGCTGACCAACGATTTCCTGGGGTGGGCGGGGGCTTGCGTGGCGGGCTACATGCTCACGAAGGAATGGCTTCGTTCCGATAAGGAGGCGGCGCAGGAGAAGATGGCAGATTCCGCATGTGTAGTTAGCAATAACTGA